Proteins from a genomic interval of Rattus norvegicus strain BN/NHsdMcwi chromosome 2, GRCr8, whole genome shotgun sequence:
- the LOC120101034 gene encoding TD and POZ domain-containing protein 3-like translates to MSGDLEDKLCGYTHISVQKFCYKWTINNFSFCMDGIWEIITSPVFSLEANEEVQWCLTLYPNGVDEESKDYLSVCLGLHSCPKSPVMAKFQCWILNAQGEKHQITEIPNVIRFLPNERWALRKFILRDFLLSHRHWFLPEDQLILCCKVSIGGPSFSRPGHNMTPAIKDPTQMLANDIGELWENSLFTDCTLVVDGQEFRAHKAILAARSPVFRAMFEHEMQECLTNRIEIHDLHLQVFKEMMAFIYTGKAPHLHSHSMATGLLATDDKYDLQDLKVICEDSLCRNLSVKNAVPTLILADLHSTEHLKTKAMDFIILHASEVSETLEWKSMVGSHPHLVEEAFRTLASVHCFSLEPSLKRQKIF, encoded by the coding sequence ATGTCAGGGGACCTGGAAGACAAGCTCTGCGGCTACACACATATCAGTGTTCAGAAATTCTGCTACAAGTGGACCATTAAcaacttttcattttgtatgGATGGAATTTGGGAAATTATTACAAGCCCAGTGTTCTCATTAGAGGCCAATGAAGAAGTGCAATGGTGTTTGACATTATATCCAAACGGTgttgatgaagaaagcaaagattaccTGTCTGTTTGTCTGGGTTTGCACAGTTGTCCAAAGAGCCCAGTAATGGCAAAGTTCCAGTGCTGGATCTTAAATGCCCAAGGAGAGAAACATCAAATTACAGAGATCCCAAATGTTATAAGGTTTCTTCCAAATGAACGATGGGCATTGAGGAAGTTCATCCTTCGAGATTTCCTCCTCTCTCATAGGCATTGGTTTCTCCCTGAAGACCAGCTCATCCTGTGTTGCAAGGTGTCCATAGGAGGACCCTCCTTTAGCAGGCCTGGACATAACATGACACCTGCAATCAAGGATCCAACACAGATGTTGGCTAATGACATAGGAGAGCTGTGGGAAAATTCCCTCTTCACAGACTGCACCCTTGTTGTAGATGGGCAGGAATTCAGAGCTCACAAAGCCATCCTAGCAGCTCGctctccagttttcagagccatgtttgaacatgaaatgcaGGAGTGCCTAACAAACCGCATTGAGATCCATGACCTTCACCTGcaagtctttaaggaaatgatgGCCTTCATTTACACAGGGAAGGCACCACACCTCCACAGCCACTCAATGGCCACTGGTTTGTTGGCAACTGATGATAAGTATGATCTGCAGGACTTGAAGGTCATTTGTGAGGATTCCCTGTGCAGGAACCTCTCTGTGAAGAATGCCGTACCAACTCTGatcctggctgacctccacagCACAGAGCACCTGAAGACTAAGGCCATGGATTTCATTATACTTCATGCTTCTGAAGTCTCTGAGACCTTGGAGTGGAAGTCAATGGTGGGGTCACATCCCCACTTGGTGGAGGAAGCATTTCGCACCCTAGCTTCTGTACATTGTTTTTCCTTGGAGCCCTCACTCAAACGCCAAAAGATATTTTAG